TGACATTGGGCCTAAATGAGTGTATAACCTAAAAAGTAAAACAAAGGCccattatcaaaatatttttccagcCCAAATCTGAAATCCTAATTCCTAACCAAGGCTAATCTGAAATCACTCATCACTCATCACTCGTCAGTCATCACTTATCACTTATCAGGAATTCTCAAATTCAGAATCACTGGTCCATGTTCGTCGTCCTCCTCCAACATAAGACCACAAATCACTATCAGTAAATCACAACATTTGTCCGTCGTCCTTCACTTCGTCGTCCTTCACTCCTTCACAATCAGTCTGTCGTCCTTCACTCCGCCGTCCTTCACTCCTTCACAATCAGAACAGTGCAATCGAGTAGCACTGTAGGATCAGaggtgtaacaccccccaaaattcttctctaagattcagacccttcttcgTACACGTGTAGGATCAAACctgactattgtgaagtgtatgcatgagttaggataagttcccaagtaattaaagagtgttagaggtgatgtggggtcacaaaggatccctagaaccaagctaagtccaaagaattcgtcttggctaagttttagaataagTCTgtataaggggttgacttctaaagACCATACCTTTTGAAATATAATGATATGGGTGGCCtgtgacctattaaattaaaggtcttcgagtatTCTTTTcaacgccgccaagattgtaatttttggagttcagagtcaaaaattataactatcctaagacggactagtactgtaggaatttcaggcctaggtggtaactgctggaaatctgggcttggcaaCGTAGTGGCGCgatacgccactatcgcgccaggaacaagcctcagtagtttggtccctggtgcggcgcgccactaagagatgtgcagggtttcaagcctattttccagaactcagaaaatataggcttggcgttgtaagggcgcgatgcgccactataacgccataaaatagcctcagtagtttggtctttggcgcgaTGCTCCACTATCatatgtgcaggttttaagcctatattcgacttggcgccgcagtggcgctacgcgccactatcgcgccaggagtgttttagcccctttttccaaatttttgaagaaagggcaaattgggcatttcccaatttatatatacactaGCCTTGGACGTTTTtagaccatttttcagtcccaCTCTCTAtctaaaatccctagaaattccctctcttctccttcaaatccatctccaacaagaattgCCTTTAAgaacttcaagattcaagctttccattgaagacccaacatcaagatttcttcaaagtcttcaccaaggtatgtaaggctactcaaagcatgggttgagtccacccatgttccctacaccttctttgagattgattgttcataagaatgaagtttattgatagagttaggtccaaataggtcattttcatctattaacctaatttttattatgttgatgttgtggagtcaagaaagtgatgtgctacatattggtatgagttgattgaaatAAGAGTcgaacatatattgttaatttttcttagctatgttgattatgataaagaatgttaattttcttaaatatgttgcttatcttgcattgttgatttaaaaccttggagttgtgatgagtcctaaaagattttttaaatgaatagaggaatgattggataggtttgtatattgttataaatgcataatTAATCTACTCTTggaagatatgattgggattgatcggatagtatgattgggagaggtttgattgtgatagagttgatgagttgacaaggttgtaaatgagacttatcgatatgatttgactgagttgattggatagagttttatgatcattgagtcttgggaggagtatcgagcaccgaattgggtaagagtaagtaataactcgaatccaataactacgtcgccaaacataggaggagactgaaccgttaaagtcggatgtttccctaaaattattgtcctgacattataggacttggttggattggatccatgattggttgatttgttcataccctggcaaagtatgaacggacgcggcaacaatgtcggtttgttgtactgtcactggctcataagtgatggttgtcggataagagaaactcccatataggtcttgatagtattctaagtcggattgagttgaattgtatgtgattggtcccgtctaaaccatattcttgtttagacttaggacacttgattgtgTTGTTCTtttttctgagttgagatttcgagttgatttgattcttctttgatggttgtttcattcggccattttacatactcgtacattccatgtactgacaccatttgacctgcatcatttcatgatgcatagacaggtactagagatcatcaaccgatgcaccGTTAAAGATCTTcccacttccagctagttggtgagtcctcccagttttcggaggataccgagattgtctttatagctttgttttgtttcctttattttgattgttggtagccatagaCTTGTCGTTGGCACCatctggattgttgatagaggcttcatagactagagtgtggaagtgtGAAAGTGTTGAATTAtacgttttgactagttttattctagttagttattgattgggtaattgtttggcctttggccctaatttatgaataatattcttatgattgagtcttccgctgatagaaggTGAATGAacgaaagtgtgactggaccaggtggttcacttgaaggccagaaatggctttcgagtgtcggccacgcctagggtaccctcccggggcgtgacaagagGAAACACCGAAAcagagaaaagaagaagaggagaaaaaaaattaaaaagaggatcagagaaaaagaaattaattagagaagaaaacttaccttgaagAGAAGTCCCAGTAGTCGAACAGCAGCTGGAAAAAAGTCGCAGGTCATTTCTGAATCTTTAATTTGTAAGTATGTTTTTACAATTTCTCTGCTCGCCCTTTGTTTGTTCCTTATTTTCTAATCTTTTTGTGGAATTGTTACACAGGTTTAGCGCAAATTCTTCTATCAGAGGTGAGCAAAATctgttctttttttattttgttttacacTTTCATTTTACGTCTTATAACATTTGTAGTCTCTTCTATGTTTAAATGAAAGATGAAACAAGTCGAACAAACGATATCATTGGAAGCTCACCTCTGGCTCTTACTGAGTCTCTTGATTCAACACCAGAAGGTGAACAACATTTAGTGACTATGAAGAGGAAAGCTATAGAATCAAGATCTGCTACTTGGCCGCATTATGATAAGCTCATAGAAGATGGAATTAATAAAGCAAAGTGCAAGCATTGTGGTAAAGTTCTCTTAGCTGATTCaactaaaaatggaaaaaatggactgaataaacatttgaaaacttttcctaaaaatccaaataaggttaacaatttcaatttcaattacaaacaatcaaatttaaactttCCATTAGAAGGTGAAATACGTGATGGGGCAATTTGGACTTTTGATCAAGAGGTATCTCGGAGGGCTTTAGTTGAGATGTTAATCCTTGATAAGCttcctttttgttttgttgaaaaggaaggttttaagaagtttatgaaagaaatccaACCTTTATTTCGAGTTCCAACCCGTAGAATAGTGACTAGGGATTGTTATGTAGTTTTTGGTGAAGAGAGAcaaaagtttatgaagtatttGAAAGAAACATCACCGAGAGTTTGTCTAACCACATAAACATGGACTTATATACAGAGAATAAATTGTATTTGACAGTACACTTTATTGATAGTGATTGGCTCTTGcataaatgaattttaaacttTCAGGTTGTTACTAGTCATAAGGGTGACGAAATGGCCCATTGTATTAGTAAGTGTTTGCTTGATTGGAAATAGGAGAAAATAATCACTATAACTGTAGATAATGCTTCTTCTAATGATGTCATGGTGAAAATTTGTGGAATGTTGtgaactaaaaaatatagacaGTAAGAAGTTATTATGTTTAGATGTTTCAACCCGATGGAATTCGACCTACTTGATGTTGGATGCCGCACAATATTTTGAGAGTGCATTTGACAGGTTTGATCTTGAAGATGGTGTATTGTCAACTTATCTTGCTAATCATATTTGTGAAGATGGAAGTGTTGcaggtatacttgaaagtgatgATTGGCAAAAAGTGAGAAAtatggtaatatttcttaaaagattttatgatcTAACTGAGAAGGTTTCAGGTTCACTCTATGTCACTTCTAATGGTCACTTTGAAGATATAGTTGAGCTTCACAAACATTTAAGAGAGTGTATGTAAGAACTCTCCCACGGTGATATAATATCTTTTCAAGAAAATGATACGAAAACCCGCGGTGAAGAGGAAACAGCATTTTTCCAAAATTCCGGGGAAAATGGAGATTCTCAATGCAGCATGCGCTGAAATCCGCCTAGCTACTTACTACTCTACTTAACTTAAAATCCAAAATGAAATGGCATTCAAATTGCACGTTAAGAAGACCCAAGCCTACATGCACGGGCCCATCCCACAAAGTCCTACAAATTCAGACTCGGGCCTGATAAGCAAATCGCGCTCAAGTGGTGGATGACGAAATATCTAATCCTCGTTTTCCCTGTCAATGATCCTTATTTGGAAAAAATGggagaaaaaatgaaagaaaaatttgtcaagtattggggtgctcctgaaaaaatgaataaagtgctTTTTATTGCCTCTATCTTAGATCTTCGTAACAAACTTGAGTATGTTGGCGACACACTTGAGGATATGTTTGGAGATAAAAAGGGGagtgaaataaaatatgaaatggtGATTTATATGAAATCTCTGTTTGAAGAGTATGTAGCAAAATTCTCTAATGCATCTTGATGCTCATCTTCTCTCTCTTATTTATCAGGTCAGACATTGGATTTATCTATCTCTAACActagcacaaaatcaacaaaagtgaGAAATAGGATCTAAATGAAGAGTAACAAACAAGATGGTACAAGTTTGGGTGGTAAGTCGGAGTTGGAAAAGTATCTTACTGAAGAACAAGAGTCgaatgatgatgatgacaattttgatatcttgtcGTGGTGGAAAGTTTATTCTTCTAGATATAAAATTCTTTTCAAGATGGCTCGTGATGTGTTGGCAATTCCAATTTCTAGTGTGGCATCAGAATGTCCCTTTAGCACCGAGGGCCATATTTTTGATTCATTTAGGAGTTCTTTGACTCCGAAATTGGTGCAAGTTGTTATTTGTCTTCAAAATTAGTGTCAAAATGAGCCTTATCCCATAAATATTGAAGAAGATTTTAATGATCTTATGaaacttgaacttgatatgtttttcagtttttgtattttatttttatatttttttacttagttTAATTATTGacacattttaaattctttttaactATGGATGATATTGGTTGCATTGTTCAAGCTGAAAAACAGTGAAAGCAGATTTTGGATCAGTTATGGATGGTACACCAACAGAATCAGCAATATTAGAATAAGTCTTGTTTATTTGCATTGTGTGGTTCCTCACCAGTTTCCGAGGCTCAGGTTTGCTTACAACTTATGTTTCTATTGTATGTCCATAAACTGCTGAAGGTTGAGCCTTTCAATTCAGGGTGTTGCATGTTGTATGTCcttgttgttgcaggttgttgttgtccTGTTTTGGTAGCTGTTGTAGGGAGCTGCAGGTGTTGGATGGTGTGTTGATCTTCCCCAATGTAGCTCTGCAGCTatggagttgttgttgttagatgttgttgttgtaggttGTTGAATGTTGCATCTTGCACTTATGAAAGCTCAACTGCAACAGCTTTGGTGGTGTTGCAGGTCTGAACAACATTCTAGATTAATGATTATCTATCTCCTCTATATATTTGTTAAAGGGAAATAGACTAACTAGTACTCAACTATTTTTAAACAGGCAATTTGCAACTACAAACTAACAAGTACACAAATATCTATCTCCTCTATATATTTGCTTACCAAAACTAAAAACTGATGTTAATATTTGTTGATCCCATGCACCTTAAATTCCATGATCATCTCATTTATGGACTTCAATGAACATGTTAGTGTATGCTCTCTATGCCATAAGTTTCTGAGAGGTATAATTGCTTTTTTTTCAAGCATAGGATATTATGGAGTAGGACTCTTGTAGTGTTGTAGTTGATGTTGGCACGCTCTGAGATACCATTTTACTAAGTTGGATTTAGTTATCACACTAGCCTGTTAGATCTTTTTGGTCAAATGCCtcttatttattattagttCTAATATTTAATTGTCTATAAACGATTGAATCCACTCTGAATCATATTCATGGGGAAcctcattttgatatttttatcatGGTTATTTCTATTGTAACATATTTTTCAGTACACTTAAAGCGATGTACATTGCAATTCAAGGCTTGAGAGTAGTTATTGAACTTAGGGACTTTATATTCTAATCAAGGTTCCTGGCATTTGTTTTAGTCTTCATTGTTAAACAGGTAAATGAAATATTCTTAGTTTGAGTTTTTTAGAATATTTCCTACAGTTTTCTCATGCTTTTACTTGGTATACCTGATCATGTTATCTTTGACACTTTATCTTCTTTCGCCTTCCCATATGCTTTTTGACTTGTGGAGTATGTCAAACTTGAATGCAATAGATTTCTGATTTTATATCTTGATAATAATGGTTTAAAGTAAGACATTTTGTGTTTAATTTTTGCTTAAATTCATCCGATGCTTCTATTTGGCAGGGATGAAAGTCTAAGTTACTGAAGAAAAAGAATTGAGTGGTGCTGCAGGTCTAAAGTGTGAAGTTCCTTGAAGAACTCCAGGATGTTGTATGTTGTTGAGTGTTGTTGTTTGTTtctgttgttgtgtgttgctcTTTGCTGCAGCCTGCATGTCTGCACTTTGGTGCAATTGTGACTATGCTTGGATAATGCATTAGCAGTGAAGTTGGCAGCAGCATTTCTAAGAAGGCAGCAACATTGTTTAGtttgttattaaaaatcttCACATTTTTATTGTTGCTAATGTGAATATGATGTACTAACATATTTCGTGTGGACTTCAACTTCAATATGGTATTATCGAATACCGTATCGAATCGAATTTTGATTTACCGATTATTGAATCGAAGTTTGAAAATTcagtatttggtatatactttgaattaccgattaacAAATTACCGAActcaaactttgaaaataccaaactgaataccgaacgcccagccCTATACACAATTGATGTTCTTAAAATTTGAACAACTCTAAGCCTAATTTATTTGTATTCTCAATTATTCTTGTTATAGTAAATGTCACTTATTTCTACCTATAatcaattattttcttctctATAATTATTGATAGTGGGTCCCTCTGgacataacttttgacttttgaaatattctttttgaataaaatttgGATCAAATTTGGAAAAGCAGATGTGGTTTGATTTGtttttgacaaaattttaaaaccCTTGCCATCTTCTTTGAAATGGTTTATGACTTATTTGGCtgaagtttgaatttaaaatCTGGCCTTTGTCTTGGATAACTTCATTTCCCTTCACCCATGGGTTATCAATATAAAACAGACacaaaatagagaagaaaaaaaatacaagaacaCAAACACAGAGAgtattgaaaaaaaagaaagaaaacatttTAATTTACATTCTTAACACATCAAAcgaaaacaaaaacaataagaTAAGTTTTCTTGcatactttaatattttttttctagttcTTGACATCATAGTCggattttatttacttattcttTCTAACtgaagtatccaggttagtctCAACCTTTTCCTTATATGTGTGGGTGTTTTTAtcttgtttgattgttttgttgagatgaaaattatataatcatga
This Solanum dulcamara chromosome 1, daSolDulc1.2, whole genome shotgun sequence DNA region includes the following protein-coding sequences:
- the LOC129901382 gene encoding zinc finger BED domain-containing protein RICESLEEPER 4-like; protein product: MKRKAIESRSATWPHYDKLIEDGINKAKCKHCGKVLLADSTKNGKNGLNKHLKTFPKNPNKVNNFNFNYKQSNLNFPLEGEIRDGAIWTFDQEVSRRALVEMLILDKLPFCFVEKEGFKKFMKEIQPLFRVPTRRIVTRDCYVVFGEERQKFMKYLKETSPRVCLTT